The following are from one region of the Thermomicrobiales bacterium genome:
- a CDS encoding hydantoinase/oxoprolinase family protein, whose amino-acid sequence MSDMSARAVLVGVDTGGTFTDFVVIDANGIHVHKVLSTPGSPDEAIVQGLRDLDALDQLAALVHGSTVATNAVLERKGVRTGLITTAGFRDVLEIARQTRPKLYDLRVTREEPLVPRDLRVEVGERLDERGGIITPLDADSVVAAVQAMVDAKAESVAICLLFSFANPTHEQIVAEAARAAGLHVSASSEVLPEFREYERTSTVVLNAYVAPLMDRYLARLEAALPDSTPLRIMQSNGGSISSATARREAARTLLSGPAAGVVGAAFVAAASGIDQIISFDMGGTSTDVALIDGALTETTDGRIGGHPTRLPTIDIHTVGAGGGSIAWFDLGGALRAGPQSAGAVPGPAAYGNGGTEPTVTDANVALGRLIPDRFLGGTMTLDVTAARAAIEPVAQRLDTSIEEAALGIIRVANANMEAAIRVISVERGHDPRRFALVAFGGAGPLHACELADVLRIPRVLAPATPGVLSALGMLAADVLKDYVRTVMVEDDSAEAAIEPVFRELSETGRADLLSEGVATDQIQIERLLDIRYIGQSYELVVPYEGDLRGAIEAFHQAHERRFGYSDPGERVQIVNVRVKARGVATPPELTRSEPGDATPATPAERRNVVFGVDGVPQAITTPIYERATLTAGQTIDGPAIVTQYDTTLVIPPSWRAAADVVGNLVIERAGGTA is encoded by the coding sequence ATGAGCGATATGTCAGCCAGGGCAGTCCTCGTCGGTGTCGACACCGGCGGAACCTTTACCGATTTCGTCGTGATTGATGCCAACGGCATCCACGTCCACAAGGTCCTGTCGACGCCGGGTAGTCCAGATGAGGCGATTGTTCAGGGGCTTCGCGACCTCGACGCCCTCGACCAGCTGGCCGCACTCGTCCACGGCTCGACCGTCGCGACCAACGCGGTGCTGGAGCGCAAAGGCGTGCGCACCGGGTTAATCACCACTGCCGGGTTCCGCGATGTGCTGGAGATCGCGCGGCAGACGCGTCCGAAGCTCTACGACCTGCGCGTCACCCGCGAGGAGCCGCTGGTGCCCCGCGATCTGCGTGTCGAGGTCGGCGAGCGGCTCGACGAGCGTGGCGGCATCATCACGCCGCTGGACGCCGATTCGGTCGTAGCCGCCGTGCAGGCTATGGTTGACGCCAAGGCCGAATCGGTCGCCATCTGCCTGCTGTTCTCGTTCGCCAATCCGACCCACGAGCAGATTGTCGCTGAGGCGGCCCGCGCCGCCGGACTGCACGTGTCGGCGTCATCCGAGGTGCTGCCGGAGTTCCGCGAGTACGAGCGGACAAGCACGGTCGTGCTGAACGCCTACGTTGCGCCGCTGATGGACCGCTACCTCGCCCGGCTCGAAGCCGCCCTGCCGGACTCAACGCCGCTGCGCATCATGCAATCCAACGGTGGCTCTATCTCGTCCGCGACCGCGCGACGCGAGGCGGCTCGCACGCTCCTGTCGGGCCCGGCCGCCGGTGTCGTCGGCGCAGCGTTCGTAGCTGCGGCGTCGGGCATCGACCAGATCATCTCGTTCGACATGGGCGGAACATCGACTGACGTAGCGCTGATCGACGGCGCGCTAACTGAGACGACCGACGGCCGCATCGGCGGTCACCCGACGCGGCTGCCCACGATCGACATCCATACCGTCGGCGCGGGCGGTGGCAGCATCGCCTGGTTCGATTTGGGCGGCGCGTTGCGGGCCGGTCCGCAATCGGCCGGCGCTGTCCCTGGACCGGCTGCCTACGGCAACGGCGGCACTGAGCCAACCGTCACCGATGCGAATGTCGCGCTCGGACGGCTTATTCCGGATCGCTTCCTCGGGGGGACGATGACGCTTGATGTCACCGCCGCCCGAGCGGCGATTGAGCCAGTCGCGCAGCGCCTCGACACCAGCATCGAGGAAGCCGCGCTCGGCATCATCCGCGTGGCCAACGCCAACATGGAGGCGGCAATCCGGGTCATCTCAGTCGAGCGCGGCCACGATCCGCGCCGCTTCGCGCTGGTCGCCTTCGGTGGCGCTGGCCCGCTGCACGCCTGCGAGCTGGCCGACGTGCTGCGCATTCCGCGCGTGCTGGCCCCGGCGACACCGGGTGTGCTGTCCGCGCTCGGCATGCTGGCCGCCGATGTCCTCAAGGACTACGTCCGCACCGTCATGGTCGAGGACGACTCCGCCGAGGCCGCGATCGAGCCAGTCTTCCGCGAGCTGTCCGAAACCGGTCGAGCCGATCTGCTGTCTGAGGGCGTCGCTACCGATCAGATCCAGATCGAACGCCTGCTGGACATTCGCTATATCGGCCAGTCCTACGAGCTGGTTGTGCCGTACGAGGGCGATCTGCGCGGCGCGATAGAGGCGTTCCATCAGGCGCACGAGCGGCGCTTCGGCTACAGCGACCCGGGCGAGCGCGTCCAGATCGTCAACGTCCGCGTCAAAGCCAGAGGCGTCGCGACCCCACCGGAGCTCACGCGCAGCGAACCAGGCGACGCCACTCCGGCTACCCCAGCCGAACGGCGCAACGTCGTCTTCGGCGTCGATGGTGTGCCGCAGGCGATCACTACGCCGATCTACGAGCGTGCCACCCTGACGGCGGGGCAGACGATCGACGGCCCGGCGATCGTCACCCAGTACGACACGACGCTCGTCATCCCGCCCAGCTGGCGTGCCGCTGCTGATGTCGTCGGCAACCTGGTCATTGAGCGAGCGGGGGGCACGGCGTGA